CGGAAAAACGGCCGCGTGGTTCCAGGATCTGATGACCGCCGGGCTCATCATTCTCACCATGATCTTCGTGATCGCCGGCGTGGTGGGCGGCAGCGTCGCGAACCTCGATCCCACGTTCACGGGGACGACGCCGGGGGCAGCCCTGATCGGCGTGGGCATCGTGCTCGGGACCGCCGCGTTCTGGTTCGCCGGCTTCGACACGATTCCACAGGCGATGGAGGAGGTGGAGGAGGGCGCGAAGCTGCGGCTCCTGCCGCGGGTCATGGGCGCGTCGATCCTGTTCGCGCTCGTTTTCTATTGCCTGGTGATTCTGGCGACGGCCATGAGCATGCCCCGTGCGGAGTTGCTCGCATCCGAACTTCCGGCCGCGGCGGCGATCGAGGCCGCCCTCGGCTCGCCGTTTCTGGGCCGGATCGTGCTGTTCGCCGGGCTCTGCGGGCTGATCACGACGTGGAACGCGATCTTCTTCGCCTCCACGCGGATCGTCTTCGCCATGGCTCGGGCGCACATGATCCCCCACCGCCTCGCCAAGGTGCACGACCGCTACGGCTCACCCTCCGCCGCCGTCCTCTTCGTGGCCGTCATGGGGAGCGTGGGGGCGCTGTTCGGCCGCAACGCCATCCTCGTCATCGTCGGAGGCGCCGCGATCTCGGCAATGATCGTTTTCCTGGTCGTCGTGCTCGGGGTCCTGCGGCTGCGGAAGACGCGCCCCGACCACCCGCGACCCTACACGGTGCCCGGCGGCCGGGGCTTCCTGTATCTCAGCGCCGTCGTCGCGCTGGGGCTGCTCGGCGCTTCGATCTGGGAACCCTTCCACGGGGCGGGCGGCCGGATTCCCGCCGAGTGGATCGTCCTCGTCGTCTGGGCGGCGCTGGGGCTCGTCTTCTACCGCGCCGCCGCGCCCCTCCGCCGCCAGGTGAGCGACAGGAGACTCCGCTGGCTCATCCTCAGCGACGAGGATCCGGAATGAACACGAGTCGACGCAGCTTCCTCCGCCGGTCCGCGGGCGCGCTGGCGCTGGCCCCGATCGTGCCCGTGGGGCGGCTCGCCCTGCACGCCGGACGGGATGGCGCGATCCCCGACCCTGGGACCCACTCGTCGGCCGACGCGGGTTCGCGGTCCGACGGTCCGGGTCGCCCGCAGGAAGCCTGGGTGGCCCGCGCGCGGGCCGAGATCCCCGCCTCGACCGAGAGTCTGTACTTCCAGACGGGCGGGATCGGCCCCGCCCCGAACGCGGTCATCGACCACGTCCAGGAACGACTCGTCTTCCAGAACCGGAGCCCGGCGGAACCCCGTATTGCGGACGAGATGGCGCGGATCGAGCCCGACCTGCGGGCCCAACTGGCGCGCGTGTTCGGGGCCGAGACCGAGGAGGTCGCGCTCACGCACAGCACCTCCGAGGGGATCTCCATCGTCGCCTGGAGCCTGAACTGGGAGCCGGGGGACGAGGTCGTGATCTCCAACACGGAACACCCCGCCAACGTCGTCCCGTGGTACGTCCTCCGGGACCGGTTCGGGATCGCGATCCGCGAGATCGACCTGAGCCCCGGAACCGTACTCATCGACGAGGTTCGCGACCGGCTCTCCGACCGCACGCGGATGGTGAGCATCAGCCACGTGTCGCGGAACAACGGACGGACGCTGCGGAGCGACGAGTCCGCGGAACTGGGCGATCTGCTGCGCTCGCGCGGCGTGCGCTACCACCTCGACGGCGCGCAGGGCCCCGGCTGCGTCCCGACCGACTTCCGCGCCCTCGGCTGCGACGGCTATTCGACCTGCGGCCACAAGTGGCTGCTCGGTCCCAAGGGCACGGGCGCGCTCTTCGTGCGCCGGGAGATGCTCGACGACGTGCAGCTCAGCTGGGCCGGCTCCCACAGCCACGCGACGATGGACTACGAGGGTGCGTACACCCTGCTCCCCAGCGCCGCCCGCTACGAGTTCGGCACCCGCGCGCTGGCCGACTTCGCCGGCTTCGCCCGCGCCGTCGACTGGATGGAGAACATCGGCCTGGAGAGGATCGAGGGCCGGATCCAGTCGCTCGTCGACCACGCGATCGAGATTGTCGACCGCACGGACGGGCTGGGCGTGTCGTCCCCCCGGGCGCGCCCCGACCGCTCAGGCGTATTCGTCGTTCAACTGCCCGAGGGATGCGACGCCACGCAGCTCTACAACGACCTGCGCGAAGACGAGGGAATCCTCGCCTCCCCGGTGCGAGAGGAGCGCGACTTCCGGCTATCCGTCCACTTCTTCAACACCCGCGACGAGATCGACGCCGCGATCGCGGCCATCGCGGAGCGCTGCAGCTGACCGGGAGCGGGTGAGCGGCCCACCCGCTACAGCTTCAGGCCCTGATCGTAGACACGTCGTAGAGGGGGATCCGCGCGTCTCGCGTGATCAGAACCAACCCTTCCGCCTGCGCCTGGGCGATGAGCATTCTGTCGAACGGGTCACGATGGTGCGGAGGCAGCGTCGCGGCCCGCTCCGCGTGCTCGAACGTCAGTGGAAGGTGCGCCAACCGCTTTTCTTCTACCACGTCCGCCAGGTTGTCCGGTGCCGTAAGCCGGCCCTTGGCCTTTTTGGTCCCGATTTCCCAGCCCGAGACGGCGCTCACGAACACTTCGTTGCCGGGATCCGAGATGGCGTCCCGGGCCGGCTCGGCGATCCGGTCCCAGTCGGACACCCACCAGAGGAAGGCGTGCGTGTCGAGCAGCAGCCGCACCCTCAGTCAGCGCTCGGGAAGATCGGGGAGTCTTCGAACGCCGCAATGATCTCGTCGTCGTCGTCATCGAAGTCCGGACCGATCACGATCTGACCCTCGAGACCTCCCGGCTGTCGAGGTTCGACGGATTCCCGGTAGGGCGTCAGGCGCACCCACGGTCGTCCCGAATTGCAGATCACCACATCTTCCCCTTCCCGCGCCAGCCTGGCCAGGCGGGACAACTGTGACTTCGCCTCATGCATGTTGACCTTCACGGAGGCCGTCCTTCCTTGTCCGCATGAAATCTAGCTAGACTTAGCTTAGCTAATATCCTTCGGACTGGCAAACACCTGCCGACACGTCGCTCTTCGCAGGCTGCGTCGGGGAGGGACTCCCGGCCCTACACCACTCGTCTCGGGAGCCGCGCGTTCATGGCCTGGATGATGCCGAGGAAGCCGCGGCCGGTCCGCTCGGCGACGGTGTGGGGGAGCACGGACGGATGGTCGGGGCCGACGAGGGTGGCGACGTCGCCGACCTCGACCGTCTTCTCCGGACCGATGTCGAGAATCGTGTGCGCGGAGTTGACGCCTCCGGCGACGGGGTACAGGCGGCCGTTGATCAGTACCTCGCAGGTCCCGTTCGCCTCGGACGGATAGCCGTCGGTACGGCCGACCGGCAGCAGCGCCACCCAGGTGGCCCGGTCGGCGGTGAAGGTGTGGCGGAAGCCCGCGCTGTCGCCCGGCTCGAGGCGTTCGACCCGCACCACGCGCGCATTCATGCGAAACACGGGCCTGAGGTCGGCCATGTCCCGGGCGCCTTCGCCGCCGGAAAGGTGGTTTCCGAACAGCGCGTTCCCGGGCCGCACCATGTCGTAGTGCGCCTCGGGCAGGTTGAACAGCTCGAAGGAGGGTGAGGCGTGGAGGGTGCCGAGGGGGAGGCTCTTCCCGCGGGCCCATGCGAGGAGTTCCTCGAAGCGCGCGAGCTGCTCCCGGTTGAAGTCGAGATCGTGCATGAACATGGTGTAGGTGCCGTTCACGTCGACGTATTCGCTCTGCACGAGTTCCTCGATCCAGCCGCGCGCGCGGGTGTACGGCATCCCCTCCCGGTTCATCCCCGTATCGATGAAGAGCTGGACGGGCACGGGACGGCCGAGTCGCCGGGACACGCTCCGCAGCCGCGCGGGCGCATCGTCCAGCCACACGGACTGGAGCACGTCGTGCCTCGCCAGCTCCTCGATCTCATCCTCGGATCCCTCGGCCATGACCACGATGGGCTTGGTCACGCCTTCCTCGCGCATGGCGAGCGCTTCCTCTACGCGCACGGAGGCGATGCCGCCCACCTCGGGCATCCCGGCGAGGAGCGGCCCGACCGCACGGTCGCCCAGGCCGTACGCGTTGTTCTTCACGACCGCGAGGATGGGGCGGCCGCTCGCCAGCCGCGCGGCCTCGCGGACGTTGTGGGTCCAGGCGGCGCGGTCGAGTTCGATCCACGGGTCGAAGCGCTCGGGAGTCCAGGTGCGGTCGGCGGTGCCGGCGGCGGATAACAGGCCAGCGCCTGGACTGCGCGTCCTCGCGGCGGTCGCGCAGCCGGAGGTCGCGGCGAGGCCCAGGGCGACCCCGGTCAGGTGGAGAAAGCGGCGGCGCGGAAGAGGCGGTGACGGGCGATCCATGGGGCCCTCCGGGGTTCAGCGGCGTGAGGCAGACGATCTCAGCGTTGCCAACTTTTTCCTGAAGACACTACGCTTCGCCCATGAACACGATCAACATCTTGCGCGCTGCAGACCGTCAGCTCCTTCGAGATCTCCTGCTCGAGGGTGGTCAGTCCGCTCCCATCGTCACCGCCGACAGGCTTTACTTCGAGATGTTGCGCGCCCGGATTCGCCGACACTCGACGGAGTGACGGCCCGAGGGCGGCGGAGGCGTAACGTCCCCGCGTACGTCTGGACGATCCTGGCGCTGGTGGCGGGTCTGGCCGCGGGCGGGTTCCTCCCCGTGCCGCTCGCGCCGGTGGCCGACGCCACGGCCACGCTCATCGCCTGGGTGGTCGCCGTCGTGCCGCTGCTGATCCTTGCCGCCCTCAGCCCGGCCATCGCCACGCTGATTCGGCGCGGGCTCGCCGGGCGCTTCGCGGGCGCCGTCGTCCTCTGGTACGTCTTCACGTCGACCGTCGCCGGGCTCATCGCTGTCGTGACCTCCGCCACGATCTTTCGCATCCCGCTGACCGCCGGGGACCGGGGTGTGTGGACCGAAGCCGCGGCCATGCTGCGGAGCCTCGGGGAGGGCGGAGCCTCGTGGCCGCTGCTCGCGATCCTCGCCGGAGTTCTGCTCGGAGCCTTCGGCGCCCGGCACGATCCGATCTACCGCGTGCTTCGGAGCATCGCCGACTCGATCGAGAAGGCGGGCGGGAAGCTGGCCTACGTCATGCTCCCGCTCATCCTCGCCTTCGGCATCACCCTGGGCGTGCGCTTCGGCGCGAGCCTGGGGCTGTCGCACTATCTGACGATGGCCGCCTATACGGGCGCGCTCGTCCTGGTCTGGTGGGCGTTCTACACGTTCGTGCTCGTGCGGAGGGTCGGACGCCGGCCCGTGGGGCCCGTTCTGAGCGAGTACTACGTGCCGACTGCGGTCTTCGCCGCGGGCACGTGTTCGTCGCTGGCGACGCTCCCGGTCAACCTCGCCAACGCGAAGAAGATCGGCGTCCGCGACGAGGTGGCCGACTTCGTGCTCCCGTTCGGCGCCGTCGCGAACCTGGACGCCAGCGCGCTGGCCTACGTCGCATACGGACCCTTCGTCGTGAGCCATGTGTTCGGCCTGGAATTGAGCTGGATGATGATGCTCGCCGCCTGGCCCGCCGTCGTCCTGTTCACGATCGCCGCTCCCGGGCTCCCCGCCGGGATGGGGACGGCGCTGTGGAGCGCGACGCTGTTCGCGAGCATGCTGGGGCTCGAAGGTCAGGCGCAGGGCGAGTTCATCGCGAGTTGGATCGCGCTCTCCGGGGGCAT
This region of Candidatus Palauibacter polyketidifaciens genomic DNA includes:
- a CDS encoding type II toxin-antitoxin system VapC family toxin: MRLLLDTHAFLWWVSDWDRIAEPARDAISDPGNEVFVSAVSGWEIGTKKAKGRLTAPDNLADVVEEKRLAHLPLTFEHAERAATLPPHHRDPFDRMLIAQAQAEGLVLITRDARIPLYDVSTIRA
- a CDS encoding APC family permease, whose protein sequence is MTEPITEPASPDAGGEREVLGRGIRLRSLFSLAFGTIIGVGWITVMGAWLSGAGAIGAIIAFVVGGLGMLAIGLCYSEMAAAYPVTGGEVAYVFEAWGARWSFAAAWFLAFSYIFTTSFEAISVEWVVSALVPGFGGPVIYTLLGQEVRLWSLALGLAVMAAITLINYRGGKTAAWFQDLMTAGLIILTMIFVIAGVVGGSVANLDPTFTGTTPGAALIGVGIVLGTAAFWFAGFDTIPQAMEEVEEGAKLRLLPRVMGASILFALVFYCLVILATAMSMPRAELLASELPAAAAIEAALGSPFLGRIVLFAGLCGLITTWNAIFFASTRIVFAMARAHMIPHRLAKVHDRYGSPSAAVLFVAVMGSVGALFGRNAILVIVGGAAISAMIVFLVVVLGVLRLRKTRPDHPRPYTVPGGRGFLYLSAVVALGLLGASIWEPFHGAGGRIPAEWIVLVVWAALGLVFYRAAAPLRRQVSDRRLRWLILSDEDPE
- the alr gene encoding alanine racemase: MDRPSPPLPRRRFLHLTGVALGLAATSGCATAARTRSPGAGLLSAAGTADRTWTPERFDPWIELDRAAWTHNVREAARLASGRPILAVVKNNAYGLGDRAVGPLLAGMPEVGGIASVRVEEALAMREEGVTKPIVVMAEGSEDEIEELARHDVLQSVWLDDAPARLRSVSRRLGRPVPVQLFIDTGMNREGMPYTRARGWIEELVQSEYVDVNGTYTMFMHDLDFNREQLARFEELLAWARGKSLPLGTLHASPSFELFNLPEAHYDMVRPGNALFGNHLSGGEGARDMADLRPVFRMNARVVRVERLEPGDSAGFRHTFTADRATWVALLPVGRTDGYPSEANGTCEVLINGRLYPVAGGVNSAHTILDIGPEKTVEVGDVATLVGPDHPSVLPHTVAERTGRGFLGIIQAMNARLPRRVV
- a CDS encoding type II toxin-antitoxin system prevent-host-death family antitoxin — protein: MKVNMHEAKSQLSRLARLAREGEDVVICNSGRPWVRLTPYRESVEPRQPGGLEGQIVIGPDFDDDDDEIIAAFEDSPIFPSAD
- a CDS encoding cation:dicarboxylase symporter family transporter; this encodes MTARGRRRRNVPAYVWTILALVAGLAAGGFLPVPLAPVADATATLIAWVVAVVPLLILAALSPAIATLIRRGLAGRFAGAVVLWYVFTSTVAGLIAVVTSATIFRIPLTAGDRGVWTEAAAMLRSLGEGGASWPLLAILAGVLLGAFGARHDPIYRVLRSIADSIEKAGGKLAYVMLPLILAFGITLGVRFGASLGLSHYLTMAAYTGALVLVWWAFYTFVLVRRVGRRPVGPVLSEYYVPTAVFAAGTCSSLATLPVNLANAKKIGVRDEVADFVLPFGAVANLDASALAYVAYGPFVVSHVFGLELSWMMMLAAWPAVVLFTIAAPGLPAGMGTALWSATLFASMLGLEGQAQGEFIASWIALSGGIPDMLRTATNTTGDGYTAIIFDGRFDEFFARDRG
- a CDS encoding aminotransferase class V-fold PLP-dependent enzyme, with the translated sequence MNTSRRSFLRRSAGALALAPIVPVGRLALHAGRDGAIPDPGTHSSADAGSRSDGPGRPQEAWVARARAEIPASTESLYFQTGGIGPAPNAVIDHVQERLVFQNRSPAEPRIADEMARIEPDLRAQLARVFGAETEEVALTHSTSEGISIVAWSLNWEPGDEVVISNTEHPANVVPWYVLRDRFGIAIREIDLSPGTVLIDEVRDRLSDRTRMVSISHVSRNNGRTLRSDESAELGDLLRSRGVRYHLDGAQGPGCVPTDFRALGCDGYSTCGHKWLLGPKGTGALFVRREMLDDVQLSWAGSHSHATMDYEGAYTLLPSAARYEFGTRALADFAGFARAVDWMENIGLERIEGRIQSLVDHAIEIVDRTDGLGVSSPRARPDRSGVFVVQLPEGCDATQLYNDLREDEGILASPVREERDFRLSVHFFNTRDEIDAAIAAIAERCS